Genomic DNA from Acidisoma sp. PAMC 29798:
GGCGACGGTCGAGACCTTCCGCCGCCATCTGGCGCACCGTCTCCTCCTCCGTCGTGCCTTCGCGCACCTTGGGGCAGACAGGCAGCAGCGGCTTGCGCGTCTCGGCCATAACGGCGCAACGCCGCGCGATGGCGATCGTATTCGCGCAGGCTTCCGGCATATCCGCGAAGAGTGCGCGCATCACGGCCGCCGGCTTGAACCAATGTTCCGGCGTGACGCGGCGTCGATCGATTTCCGACAGCACACGGCCCTCGGCGATACAGAGCAGCGCATCATGCGCCTCATGCATCGCGGCATTCGCGAAGTAGCAGTCATTGGCCGCGACCAGCGGCAGGCCAAGCTCATCGGCGACGGCGACGAGGCCGGGCTCGATCGCCCGTTCGACGGCAAGGCCGTGGCGATGCAGCTCCACCGCGACGCGATCGGGGAAGGCTTCGGCGAAGCGCGACAGCAGCAGGCGAGCCTCGGGCATCTGGCCTTCGGCCAGCAGACGGTTGATCGGGCCGAGCGTGCCACCCGTGAGCAGAATCAGCCCCTCGGCATGTTCGAACAATCGCTCCAGCGTCACCTGCGGACGCAGGCCGGTTTCCGTCTCCAAGTAGCTGATGGAGGACAGGCGCTGGAGATTGGCGAAGCCGATCTCGGTCTGGGCCAGCACCACGATGGGCTCGGCGGGCAGGCGCGGCTGATCTTTGCGACCGAGGGCGAGTTGGCAGCCGAGGATGGGCTGCACGCCCTTCCCCACCGCCGCCTGGCTGAACTCCAGCGCGCCGAACAGATTGCCGGTATCGGTGAGCGCCACCGCCGGCATGCCGTCCGCCGCCGCCAGGGCCGCGAGCTTGTCGGCCTTGATTGCGCCCTCGCTGAGGGAATAGGCGGAATGGGCATGGAGATGGACGAAGCCGGTGTCACTCATGGGGACAGGATAGAGGATTGGTGCGAGTCGCGCGCCGGTGCATGGCGGAATACGCTGCGCTTTTCCGCCCTACATGCGCGTCGTAGGGTGGAAAAGCGCAGCGTATTCCACCAATCACCCCATCGCCACGATCTGCCCGTCCTTCAGCGTCACGCGGCGATCCATCCGCGCGGCGAGATCGGGGTTATGCGTCGCGATCAAAGCGGCAACACCCTGGCCCCGCACCGCCGACAACAACTCCGCGAAGACGATCTGCGCCGTCGCGGCATCCAAATTGCCAGTCGGCTCGTCCGCCAAGAGCAGGCGCGGCGCATTGGCCAGCGCCCGCGCGATGGCGACACGCTGCTGCTCGCCGCCCGACAGTTTGCCCGGCAGATGCTTGATGCGATGGCCGAGCCCGAAGGCCGTCAGCAGGTGCTCGCCCCGCACCGCCGCCGTCTTGCGGCCGACACCCGCGATCATTTGCGGCATGACGACGTTTTCCAGCGCCGTGAATTCCGCCAGCAGGTGGTGGAATTGATAGACGAAGCCGATGCTGTCGCGGCGGATGGCGGTACGCGCGCTGTCACCCAAGGTGCCGCAATCCCGCCCGTCCATCAGCACGCGCCCCCCATCCGGCGTGTCGAGCAGCCCCGCCAGATGCAGCAGCGTGGACTTGCCGGAACCGGAGGGCGCCACCAGCGCGACGATCTCCCCAGCCCGCAGCGTCAGATCAACCGAGGTCAAAACATCCAGCGTGCCGGCGGCGGTGCGATAGCTGCGCCGCACGCCTTCCATCACCAGCGGCTCACTCATGACCCCGCTACTCATGACGAAGCGCCTCGACCGGATCGGTGCGCGCCGCGCGCCAGGAGGGATAGAGCGTCGC
This window encodes:
- a CDS encoding ABC transporter ATP-binding protein, with the translated sequence MSEPLVMEGVRRSYRTAAGTLDVLTSVDLTLRAGEIVALVAPSGSGKSTLLHLAGLLDTPDGGRVLMDGRDCGTLGDSARTAIRRDSIGFVYQFHHLLAEFTALENVVMPQMIAGVGRKTAAVRGEHLLTAFGLGHRIKHLPGKLSGGEQQRVAIARALANAPRLLLADEPTGNLDAATAQIVFAELLSAVRGQGVAALIATHNPDLAARMDRRVTLKDGQIVAMG